The DNA window CTTGGGCACCAGTCCCGTGTTGGCCTCTACCTGCTTCACCATCGGCTCCAACTGCCGCGCATCGCTCGGACTTTGCCCCACCGCCTGCGCCACAATCAGCTGCGTGTCGGCGTCCACCGCCACCTGCGCGTTGTAGGACTGCTGGAAGCTACCTCCCCGCGGCATGATTCGAGACTCGGGGTCTGTGAAGTTGCGCTGCACCTTCGAGTTCGGCTTGGCCTCCTCGGGCTTCTGGCCCTTCTGCTCGGCCTTCTCCCGTGCCTCCTGCTCCAACTCCTGTTGGGCCTTGCGTATCCTCTTCAACCGCTTTTCCTTCTCGGCCGCCAGCGCCACCTTTTTGTCCGCCTCCAGCCGGCGCTTGGCCTGCTTCAGCCGCTCAGCTCGGATGGCCGGGTCCGCCAGTTCCTCGGGCAGCTCGTCCCCCGCTGTCCTTTACCGTAGCGTTCGTCCTCCTCGGCATCCAACGCTGCGGCCTCTTCCAGTAGCTTCTTCACCTGCTCGTGCAGCTTCCGGGTCGCCTCGTCCATCCTCCCGTAGCTCATCGCCTTGTGCTTGCTCGCATTGGCTTTCATCTTCGTGCCGTCCACCGACAAGTGTCCCACCTTCTTCAGCCCTGCCTCGATGGCCACCCTCAGCGTGTCCACGAACAGCACTCGGAAGGCCTCCAGGTGTCTCACCCGGAAGGTGCACAGCGTGTCGTGGTCCGGCCTCTCTCCTCCTGCCAAGTAGCGGAAGCCCAGGTCCGTCTCGCACCGCCTCGCTATCTCCCGGCTGCTATTGACCCCTCGCGCGTACGCGTACATCAGCAGCAGCGTCATCATCACCGGGTGGTAGGGCGGCTGCCCGCACTCCTTCGTGTACGCCTTGAGCACCGCGCTGAAGTCCAGCACCCCCGCCAAGTCTGCGAAGAAGCACGCCAGGTGCTTCTCCCCCAGTACCTCTCGCGTGTACTGCGGCAGTAACTGCCCTTGCTCCGACTGCCACGGCCGGAACAGCCTGGGGGACACGAAGCGCCCTGACCTCCTGGTTCCTTCCTCTGCTTCCTCCGGCTTCTGGCGGGTGGGCACTTCCAACAGCGCCCTCTGCTCGGCTGCTTTCGGGGGCGGGCCTCGGCTCATGCCCGCTTTCAACCACACCACGTCCTATGTGGGAAGCACTACCCTCCAGGTTCTCCGACAAGCTCCTAGGCAGAGACGCCCATGCGCCAGAGCACGACGGCCGCGAGCATCAACGGTGGGTGGTGGAGCAGACCCACACGTGGCTCCACCGGCAGTCTTCCGCGTCTTCGGGAATAAGCGAGGCTCTGGTCCTCATAATACAGG is part of the Stigmatella aurantiaca genome and encodes:
- a CDS encoding transposase translates to MKRIRKAQQELEQEAREKAEQKGQKPEEAKPNSKVQRNFTDPESRIMPRGGSFQQSYNAQVAVDADTQLIVAQAVGQSPSDARQLEPMVKQVEANTGLVPKQLSADSGYFCREDMEQVEQRGVELFVAPVRSKHGQEPTPA
- a CDS encoding transposase, whose protein sequence is MSPRLFRPWQSEQGQLLPQYTREVLGEKHLACFFADLAGVLDFSAVLKAYTKECGQPPYHPVMMTLLLMYAYARGVNSSREIARRCETDLGFRYLAGGERPDHDTLCTFRVRHLEAFRVLFVDTLRVAIEAGLKKVGHLSVDGTKMKANASKHKAMSYGRMDEATRKLHEQVKKLLEEAAALDAEEDERYGKGQRGTSCPRNWRTRPSELSG